Proteins encoded within one genomic window of Cellulomonas xiejunii:
- a CDS encoding ABC transporter permease: protein MTSISEEREARLAALPLTESGPRPGFAAGTVQQIRDIWAHRELLDMLVRRELKARYKDSTLGFVWSLMRPLALLLIYWLALGKFLGAARSIPDFAVFIYTGLTAWGLFSEIVTAGTGSIVANNGLIKKVYLPREIFPLSSVGSAIFNFGIQLGILLVATAALSEIPTGARWGYLPLALAVILVIGTAWGIFLSAVNVYLRDVQYLVEIVIMIAFWTSPIVYSWALVSGELSPALQQVYLANPITLAIIGFQQTFWVGGDGQPVPPHLTEGLLVWFAIGLVMLWLAQRVFVRLQGNFAQEL, encoded by the coding sequence ATGACCAGCATCAGCGAGGAACGAGAAGCCCGTCTCGCAGCACTGCCCCTCACGGAGTCCGGGCCTCGGCCGGGCTTCGCAGCAGGCACCGTCCAGCAGATCCGTGACATCTGGGCCCACCGTGAGCTGCTCGACATGCTCGTGCGTCGCGAGCTGAAGGCGCGCTACAAGGACAGCACGCTCGGCTTCGTGTGGAGCCTCATGCGGCCGTTGGCGCTGCTGCTCATCTACTGGCTCGCCCTCGGGAAGTTCCTCGGCGCCGCCCGGTCCATCCCCGACTTCGCCGTCTTCATCTACACCGGTCTGACGGCGTGGGGACTGTTCTCGGAGATCGTGACTGCGGGGACCGGCTCGATCGTCGCGAACAACGGCCTCATCAAGAAGGTCTACCTCCCGCGCGAGATCTTCCCGTTGAGCAGCGTCGGGTCCGCGATCTTCAACTTCGGCATCCAGCTCGGCATCCTGCTGGTGGCGACGGCCGCGCTGAGCGAGATCCCGACCGGCGCCAGGTGGGGGTACCTGCCACTGGCCCTCGCCGTCATCCTCGTCATCGGCACGGCGTGGGGAATCTTCCTGTCCGCGGTGAACGTCTACCTGCGCGACGTCCAGTACCTGGTCGAGATCGTCATCATGATCGCCTTCTGGACGTCACCGATCGTCTACTCGTGGGCGCTCGTCTCGGGCGAGCTCAGCCCGGCGCTGCAGCAGGTGTACCTCGCCAACCCCATCACCCTGGCCATCATCGGGTTCCAGCAGACGTTCTGGGTCGGCGGCGACGGCCAGCCCGTCCCCCCCCATCTCACCGAGGGCCTGCTCGTGTGGTTCGCGATCGGGCTCGTCATGCTGTGGCTGGCGCAGCGCGTCTTCGTGCGCCTGCAGGGCAACTTTGCGCAGGAGCTGTGA
- a CDS encoding ABC transporter ATP-binding protein translates to MTTTVIEVRDVSKRFVIRKEKSLKERVVNFGRSNLHKEDFWALRDISLDISSGTTVGLIGPNGSGKSTLLKMIGGILQPTSGRVRTRGRMAALLELGAGFHPDLTGRENVYLNASILGVSSRETTRLFDEIVEFSGIAPFIDTQVKFYSSGMYVRLAFAVAVHVNPDVLLVDEVLAVGDEPFQRKCMDRIAQFQAEGRTIVLVSHSLSQVGELCDRAIVLRDGAIVADDLPRVALRVLREDYEAARVSEESTQTVEEQPVAVVEKVAVVDENDRPVQEIPSGGALRIAVTYRSDEPIDDWRAGIRIETALAQVLYGTNTVFAGVELPPLDGERTVVFTVHDVNLASGQYYVAGAIGRRDGTPIHQVQQGAMFSVTSTSQSFGVMDLAPTITAV, encoded by the coding sequence ATGACGACGACCGTGATCGAGGTCCGTGACGTCTCCAAGCGGTTCGTCATCCGCAAGGAGAAGTCACTCAAGGAACGCGTGGTCAACTTCGGCCGGTCCAACCTCCACAAGGAGGACTTCTGGGCACTGCGCGACATCTCCCTCGACATCTCGTCAGGGACCACCGTCGGTCTCATCGGACCGAACGGCTCTGGCAAGAGCACGTTGCTCAAGATGATCGGCGGCATCCTGCAACCGACCAGCGGGCGCGTCCGCACCCGGGGGCGGATGGCCGCTCTCCTGGAGCTGGGCGCCGGCTTCCACCCCGACCTCACCGGCCGGGAGAACGTCTACCTCAACGCCTCGATCCTCGGCGTGAGCTCCCGCGAGACGACCCGCCTGTTCGACGAGATCGTCGAGTTCTCCGGCATCGCGCCGTTCATCGACACCCAGGTGAAGTTCTACTCGTCGGGCATGTACGTGCGGCTGGCCTTCGCGGTGGCCGTCCACGTCAATCCCGACGTGCTGCTCGTCGACGAGGTGCTGGCCGTCGGTGACGAGCCGTTCCAGCGCAAGTGCATGGACAGGATCGCCCAGTTCCAGGCCGAGGGCCGCACCATCGTCCTGGTGTCGCACTCGCTGTCCCAGGTCGGTGAGCTCTGCGACCGCGCCATCGTGCTGCGTGACGGCGCGATCGTCGCCGACGACCTGCCCCGGGTGGCGTTGCGCGTCCTGCGTGAGGACTACGAGGCCGCCCGTGTCTCGGAGGAGTCGACCCAGACCGTCGAGGAGCAGCCCGTCGCCGTCGTCGAGAAGGTCGCGGTCGTCGACGAGAACGACCGCCCTGTGCAGGAGATCCCCTCCGGCGGCGCGCTGCGTATCGCGGTGACCTACCGGTCGGACGAGCCGATCGACGACTGGCGGGCGGGCATCCGGATCGAGACCGCCCTGGCACAGGTGCTCTACGGGACCAACACGGTCTTCGCCGGCGTCGAGCTGCCTCCGCTCGACGGCGAACGCACCGTCGTCTTCACCGTCCACGACGTCAACCTCGCGTCCGGTCAGTACTACGTCGCCGGCGCGATCGGCCGGCGCGACGGCACGCCGATCCACCAGGTGCAGCAGGGGGCGATGTTCTCCGTGACCTCGACCTCGCAGTCGTTCGGCG
- a CDS encoding methyltransferase domain-containing protein: protein MSNPARRALATLMPGLAAGRRRLLQMTDDVTHLRQDVARVDRDLAAANAALVHAQATLDAIHETTRQHDDRLDVLRRLVSKVEHYQPLYGVAGIVEEPARESQERARLIAEALEPVRGRRVLDIGSSLGYMSFALADRGAHVVGWEYNADNAEVARQVAAINGLPVTFLVKELTVESVRTIPHGQVDAVLVLAVLHHVIHYQGLEAAQEIVRELLDRVPVLVVELATKGEDPDLFWDASQPEDPLEVLALVKDDVDVVPIAEVGTHLSTRTRPLLRISRRQSVTVGGRSFTFDSTSYEAYAGSPIANGPWRRRYFHGRDHIVKEYLFSQDAPDNWSQIIGELYTYSTLGYHSPIHHMIELVASDIDHRGARLALARVPGTLLSEVGRPDDQVLVTVVRDVLRTLADLRDHGFRHNDVRSWNIIVNDRGAWLIDYGRAAHTPLEDDVVALAWAVSSVARGTPEPTTDLKRDLPDLSGLTGTPLEPWADALAQGERDPGTLLTTLPTAPEAS from the coding sequence ATGAGCAACCCTGCCCGGCGTGCCCTCGCGACACTCATGCCAGGCCTCGCCGCCGGCCGCCGACGTCTGCTGCAGATGACCGACGACGTCACGCACCTGCGCCAGGACGTGGCCCGGGTCGACCGCGACCTCGCAGCGGCGAACGCGGCGCTCGTCCACGCGCAGGCCACGCTGGACGCGATCCACGAGACGACCCGCCAGCACGACGACCGGCTCGACGTGCTCCGCAGGCTGGTGTCGAAGGTCGAGCACTACCAGCCCCTCTACGGCGTCGCGGGGATCGTCGAGGAGCCGGCGCGCGAGTCCCAGGAGAGGGCGCGGCTCATCGCCGAGGCCCTCGAGCCGGTGCGTGGACGTCGCGTCCTCGACATCGGCTCGTCGCTCGGCTACATGTCGTTCGCGCTCGCGGACCGGGGCGCCCACGTCGTCGGCTGGGAGTACAACGCCGACAACGCGGAGGTGGCTCGCCAGGTCGCCGCGATCAACGGGCTACCCGTCACGTTCCTCGTCAAGGAGCTGACGGTGGAGTCCGTCCGGACGATCCCCCACGGACAGGTCGACGCCGTCCTCGTCCTCGCCGTGCTCCACCACGTCATCCACTACCAGGGCCTCGAGGCGGCGCAGGAGATCGTCAGGGAGCTGCTCGACCGGGTCCCGGTCCTGGTCGTCGAGCTGGCCACCAAGGGTGAGGACCCGGACCTGTTCTGGGACGCCTCGCAGCCCGAGGACCCGCTGGAGGTCCTGGCGCTCGTGAAGGACGACGTCGACGTCGTCCCGATCGCCGAGGTCGGCACCCACCTGTCGACCCGAACCCGCCCGCTCCTGAGGATCTCCCGCCGACAGAGCGTCACGGTGGGGGGTCGGTCCTTCACCTTCGACTCGACCTCCTACGAGGCGTACGCCGGCTCGCCCATCGCCAACGGACCGTGGCGGCGACGCTACTTCCACGGCCGTGACCACATCGTCAAGGAGTACCTGTTCTCGCAGGACGCGCCCGACAACTGGTCGCAGATCATCGGCGAGCTCTACACGTACTCGACGCTCGGCTACCACAGCCCGATCCACCACATGATCGAGCTGGTGGCATCGGACATCGACCACCGCGGCGCCCGCCTCGCACTCGCCCGCGTCCCGGGCACCCTGCTGTCGGAGGTCGGGCGCCCGGACGACCAGGTGCTGGTGACCGTCGTGCGCGACGTCCTGCGCACGCTCGCCGACCTGCGCGACCACGGCTTCCGCCACAACGACGTGCGTTCCTGGAACATCATCGTCAACGACCGGGGAGCGTGGCTCATCGACTACGGCCGGGCCGCGCACACCCCGCTCGAGGACGACGTCGTCGCCCTCGCGTGGGCCGTCTCGTCCGTCGCGCGTGGCACACCCGAGCCCACCACGGACCTCAAGCGCGACCTGCCCGACCTGTCGGGCCTCACCGGGACGCCGCTCGAGCCGTGGGCCGACGCACTCGCGCAGGGCGAGCGCGACCCCGGGACGCTCCTCACCACCCTGCCGACGGCCCCCGAGGCAAGTTGA